In the genome of Methanomassiliicoccales archaeon, the window CGAGCCCCAGCCCCGGTTTGATCCAGGCAACGTGGCATGTTTTGGCATGTCGCGCTCCTTGAGAGCCAGGTCGCTTGCTGCTTCCTCAGTGCTCCGGCGTTAGGTCGCCAGACTTAATATAGCGCCCCATTGATGCGCCTCAAGCGCGATAATCAGGTGTTCGCCATGCCTATCATCGAAACCAGATCCGTCAACAAGGTCTACGTCACCGGCCCGGTCCGAGTGGAGGCGCTCAAGAACGTCTCATTGTCCATCGACCAGGGCGAGATGGTGGCGGTCATGGGGCCATCAGGCTGTGGCAAGACCACGCTCCTGAACTGCCTTTCCGGCATCGACGACGTCACCTCTGGCCAGGTGTTCGTCGAAGGTAAGGAGATCACGGCCATGAATGATGACGCCAAGACCATCTTCCGAGCGAAGCGTATGGGCTTCGTCTTTCAATTCTTCAATCTTCTTCCCGTGCTCACGGCCGAAGAGAACGTGGAGCTGCCGCTGCTCCTCACGGATGAGAATAGCAAAGATGCCAGGAATACCGCCCTGGACCTGCTGACCGAGGTCGGCTTGAAGGATCGCGCCAAGATGCGCCCCGCTTCTCTTTCTGGAGGAGAAAGGCAAAGGGTGACCATCGCCCGGGCATTGGTCAACAAGCCGGCGCTCATTTGGGCCGACGAGCCGACAGGCAACCTGGACAAGAAGACGGCCGACGAGGTCGTCGCCCTGATGCGCAAGCTCAACAAGGAGAACGGGGAGACGTTCGTCATCGTGACCCACGACCCCGAGGTCGGAGCGGCCTGCGACCGCATCGTGTACATGCGCGACGGCCTGATCGTGAATGAGAACGGCAGCGTCCAGCAAGTGGCCAGTGAGATCCGTAGGCTAGGGTGAACCCTTGGTCAAGCTCGTCCCGCTGGCTACACTGGCAATCGCCGTGGTCGGCATCCTGCTCGCTTTCTCCTTCCTGCCCATGTTCATCGCCCTCCTGGTCTCGATAGCCATCGCCATCGCCTTGGTCTTCTGGGACGCCAGGAGACACAAGATCCTCTTCACCATGGCCACCCGGAACATCCTCCGGCGCAAGGGCACGACCGCATTGGTCATCGGCGGCCTGATGATCGGCACGGCCATCATCTCCACCTCCTTGGTCGTCGGCGACACCATGAACAACATGATCGTGAAGCAGGCCACCAACTCCCTGGGCGAGGTGGACTTCGGGGTGGGTGCGCCGATCGAGGGCTACCACTACTTCAATCAGTCGTTCCTTGGCCCCGTCGCCACCGAGATCGACCAGGTGCAGCACGTGGAGGCCTCCGACACCCTCGTCCGAGATAGTGCGGCCATCAAGGACCTGGCCAACGGGCTCTCCAATCCCTCTTTCACTGTGCTCGGTCTGAACGGCACCGTGGTCCAGCACTTCGGTTCCTTCTACGCTCTGAACGGCACCCAGGTAAGCGTTGCTCCCGGCCTGACCGAGATCTACCTGAATCAAAGGGCGGCCAAGGACCTGGACGCTCACGCCGGGGACTCCGTCGCCTTGTACAAAGGAGGTATGCCGGTCATTCTGACGGTGTCCTTGATCATCAAAGATCAGGGGTTGGGCGCTTTCGGATCCGCCAATACTATATTCATGGACATCTCCACCGCGCAAGTCCTCACCCAGCATCCCGGGCAGAGCAACTATATCTTCGTCTCGCTGCCGGGAGCGGGGGACGACGGCCTGGTTTACGCAGACCAGGTCAGAAAGGGCATCAATGACATCTTGACCCCGCTGGAACAGAGCACCAACCTCAAGATCGTCTCCGACAAAGCCAAGGATATCGAGAATGCGAAGAGCATGTCGGCCATGTTCACCAGCCTGTTCTTCGTGTTCGGGGCGTTCTCCATCATCGCCGGCGTCGCCTTGGTCGTCAACATCTTCACCATGTTGGGCGAGGAAAGGAAAGGAGAGATGGGCGTGGCCCGGGCCATTGGCATGAGGCGTGCGCAGCTCAGGCGGCTCTTCACCTACGAGGGCACGATATACGCCGCCCTGGCCGCCGCCATAGGCTCGGTGCTGGGCGTCATCCTTGCCTATGTCATCGTGTGGGCCATGAGCGGCATGTTCCAGTTCGCCGACTTCTCCTTCAACCTGGTCGAGTACTTCACCTTCGCCCCTATTTCCTTGGTCCTGGGATACTTGGCCGGGTTCTCGCTCACCATCATCACGGTGTACCTCTCCACCCGAAGGATATCCATGCTGAACATCGTGCGGGCGATCAGGAGCATCCCCGAGCCGCCCGTTCCCCGAGAGGACAAGCGAGCGTTCCGCATCGGACTGCTCTTGCTGGTCGGCGGTGTCGCTTTCCTATCCCTGGGCATCAGCCTGGAGAAGCTGGCCTACGCATCCTCTGGCCTCTCGATGATCACCATCT includes:
- a CDS encoding FtsX-like permease family protein yields the protein MVKLVPLATLAIAVVGILLAFSFLPMFIALLVSIAIAIALVFWDARRHKILFTMATRNILRRKGTTALVIGGLMIGTAIISTSLVVGDTMNNMIVKQATNSLGEVDFGVGAPIEGYHYFNQSFLGPVATEIDQVQHVEASDTLVRDSAAIKDLANGLSNPSFTVLGLNGTVVQHFGSFYALNGTQVSVAPGLTEIYLNQRAAKDLDAHAGDSVALYKGGMPVILTVSLIIKDQGLGAFGSANTIFMDISTAQVLTQHPGQSNYIFVSLPGAGDDGLVYADQVRKGINDILTPLEQSTNLKIVSDKAKDIENAKSMSAMFTSLFFVFGAFSIIAGVALVVNIFTMLGEERKGEMGVARAIGMRRAQLRRLFTYEGTIYAALAAAIGSVLGVILAYVIVWAMSGMFQFADFSFNLVEYFTFAPISLVLGYLAGFSLTIITVYLSTRRISMLNIVRAIRSIPEPPVPREDKRAFRIGLLLLVGGVAFLSLGISLEKLAYASSGLSMITISLGFILRRVISERIAWSLAGLLTLIVWLPLPNGVKIFPYTADIEMFVIAGLFLVTSALLIIMFNSDSIIYVLTKLFRVRKEYRAVLKTAISYPLKAKFRTAISIFIFGLVIFTVTTLSVISGMISVNVDRMVQDTSGGFDVISFTSGTSPIMDEPWQQLNATGSVLAGSNLTSLIPLPAALGLLNTSSVDPITQAITYKDRPYQVIGFDHRLYSQSNYRLAQWNSSLYGSEKAVWQAVQTNSSLVIVDGSVAPSNAFGGGMGPSGAQSIVLHVGEVVKLKRPYGPTYEVTIAGIMTQSALQGFFMGNQTVEARFGAVGYALLLVKFQPGLDVGAQAVLLEKAFLANGLQTIDIQALAKQITSIINSMFTLFEAFLGMGLIIGISGLGIITIRSIHERRIEIGMMRAIGYRKKMVVANFAIESAFISLLGITIGSILGIVVGYQLWETSLQPSGFTWVLDMWPILFVGLLSFGATILSVYPAARGASKVSPAEVLRFE
- a CDS encoding ABC transporter ATP-binding protein — its product is MPIIETRSVNKVYVTGPVRVEALKNVSLSIDQGEMVAVMGPSGCGKTTLLNCLSGIDDVTSGQVFVEGKEITAMNDDAKTIFRAKRMGFVFQFFNLLPVLTAEENVELPLLLTDENSKDARNTALDLLTEVGLKDRAKMRPASLSGGERQRVTIARALVNKPALIWADEPTGNLDKKTADEVVALMRKLNKENGETFVIVTHDPEVGAACDRIVYMRDGLIVNENGSVQQVASEIRRLG